A section of the Pseudomonas sp. FP453 genome encodes:
- a CDS encoding FecR domain-containing protein, translating to MNFSTQVAEQAVHWLMEMQQGALNPRQHAAWQHWLNAHSEHQRAWDHMQRVNQRLRGMPSPLAHAALNAPTSTSRRQALKLLLILGAGSAAAWSLRQQHILPPLTADYRSPVGQRRKVQLADGSQLHLNTGSAVDVHFDGQQRLVRLLEGEILLTGVKGPAPLKVLTGQGLLSSQAARLNVRQFNDHTQLAVLDGQVDVMPNTYSGLPLSVDAAQQVNFTRKGWDTPRATDANSGAWADGMLVAAHMRLEDFLNELGRYRRGQLNCDPQVANLLISGSYPLDDSERILDLLTVSLPVKVRRFTRYWVTVEARA from the coding sequence ATGAACTTCTCCACGCAAGTCGCCGAACAAGCCGTGCATTGGCTGATGGAAATGCAGCAAGGCGCCCTCAACCCGCGCCAGCACGCGGCGTGGCAGCACTGGCTGAATGCCCACAGTGAACACCAGCGCGCCTGGGACCATATGCAACGCGTCAACCAGCGCCTGCGCGGCATGCCTTCGCCCCTGGCCCACGCGGCGTTGAACGCGCCAACCTCCACCAGCCGGCGCCAGGCCCTCAAGCTGCTGCTGATTCTCGGCGCCGGGTCCGCCGCCGCGTGGAGCCTGCGCCAGCAACATATCCTGCCGCCGCTGACCGCCGACTACCGCAGCCCGGTGGGCCAACGGCGCAAAGTGCAACTGGCCGACGGCAGCCAGTTGCACCTCAACACGGGCAGCGCGGTGGATGTGCACTTCGATGGCCAGCAACGACTTGTCCGCCTGCTCGAAGGCGAGATCCTGCTGACCGGCGTCAAAGGCCCTGCACCGCTCAAGGTCCTGACCGGCCAGGGCCTGCTCAGCAGCCAGGCCGCACGCCTGAATGTGCGTCAGTTCAACGACCACACCCAGCTGGCAGTCCTCGACGGCCAGGTTGATGTGATGCCCAACACCTACAGCGGCCTGCCGCTGAGCGTCGACGCCGCGCAGCAGGTCAACTTCACCCGCAAAGGCTGGGACACGCCGCGCGCCACCGACGCCAACAGCGGCGCCTGGGCCGATGGCATGTTGGTCGCGGCCCACATGCGCCTGGAAGATTTCCTCAACGAACTGGGCCGTTATCGCCGTGGCCAGCTCAACTGCGACCCGCAAGTCGCCAACCTGTTGATCTCCGGCAGCTACCCGCTGGACGACAGCGAGCGCATCCTCGACCTGCTCACCGTGAGCCTGCCGGTCAAGGTGCGGCGTTTTACCCGCTATTGGGTGACCGTCGAGGCCCGCGCCTGA
- a CDS encoding sigma-70 family RNA polymerase sigma factor: MQPSNTVEVLYNDHHHWLTGWLRRKLGCPESAADLAQDTFIRVLTARETPTLIEPRAFLTTVAKRVLFNFYRRQDLERAYLDALAQMPEHVAPSEEERAIILQTLVELDQLLDGLPTQVKRAFLLAQLDGLTYAQIGAELGISIATVKRHLNKAAMRCYFAL; encoded by the coding sequence TTGCAGCCGTCCAACACCGTCGAAGTTCTGTACAACGACCATCACCACTGGCTCACCGGCTGGTTGCGACGCAAGCTCGGCTGCCCGGAAAGCGCTGCCGACCTGGCGCAAGACACCTTCATCCGCGTGCTCACCGCCCGAGAAACCCCAACGCTGATCGAACCCCGCGCCTTCCTCACCACCGTGGCCAAGCGCGTGCTGTTCAACTTCTACCGCCGCCAGGACCTGGAGCGCGCCTACCTCGACGCCCTCGCGCAGATGCCCGAACACGTGGCGCCCTCGGAAGAAGAACGCGCCATCATCCTGCAAACCCTGGTGGAGCTGGACCAATTGCTCGACGGCTTGCCCACCCAGGTCAAGCGCGCCTTCCTGCTGGCGCAGCTCGACGGCCTGACCTACGCGCAAATTGGCGCCGAACTGGGGATCTCCATCGCCACCGTCAAACGCCACCTGAATAAAGCGGCCATGCGCTGCTACTTTGCCCTATGA
- a CDS encoding LysR family transcriptional regulator — translation MATPRFDGVELFLQVVESGNLTEAAERLNLTRSAVGKGLARLEARLGTRLLQRSTRRQHLTEDGQAYYEHCLRALAELEAAESVLESGRQQPRGRLRASVPLAFGHHYAAPALWSLLDRYAELEIEVCFSDRMIDLTQEGFDVAVRIGPLPDTDRLSARRLGEQAVGLAASPAYLQRVGKIESIDDLAGRREIAYRTNTPHRSRLIAPLVLDDLQAVADAAIAGVGLAWLPSWLIAHYVLRGQLEAVLPGYREQPSPIHVIWPTAPHMPAKTRCAIDALVAATPSCLAGS, via the coding sequence ATGGCCACCCCACGTTTTGATGGCGTTGAACTGTTTCTGCAAGTGGTGGAAAGCGGCAACCTGACGGAAGCCGCCGAGCGCCTGAACCTCACCCGTTCGGCGGTGGGCAAAGGCTTGGCACGCCTGGAGGCGCGGTTGGGTACCCGCTTGTTGCAGCGTTCGACCCGTCGTCAGCATCTGACAGAAGACGGGCAGGCGTATTACGAGCATTGCCTACGCGCCTTGGCGGAATTGGAGGCGGCCGAATCGGTGCTGGAAAGCGGGCGGCAGCAACCACGTGGGCGGTTGAGGGCAAGCGTGCCGCTGGCATTCGGGCATCACTATGCGGCGCCTGCGTTATGGAGCTTGCTGGATCGTTATGCGGAACTGGAGATCGAGGTGTGCTTCTCTGACCGTATGATCGACTTGACGCAGGAAGGCTTCGACGTTGCCGTGCGTATCGGCCCGTTGCCCGACACTGATCGACTCAGCGCCCGCCGCCTGGGGGAGCAAGCCGTGGGCCTCGCCGCATCGCCGGCGTACCTGCAACGTGTGGGGAAAATCGAATCCATCGATGATCTGGCAGGCCGTCGGGAGATTGCCTACAGAACCAACACCCCGCATCGCTCACGGCTGATAGCACCGCTGGTACTGGACGACCTCCAGGCCGTGGCTGATGCCGCCATCGCGGGCGTTGGCCTGGCCTGGTTGCCGAGTTGGTTGATTGCCCATTACGTCCTGCGCGGGCAACTGGAAGCGGTGCTGCCGGGCTACCGTGAACAGCCTTCGCCGATCCACGTGATTTGGCCAACCGCACCGCACATGCCGGCCAAGACCCGTTGCGCCATTGACGCACTGGTCGCCGCGACCCCCAGTTGCCTGGCGGGCAGCTAA
- a CDS encoding DUF3649 domain-containing protein: protein MKSKTSLPVAYRLAVTSRVLAAVVGGYLMASLAAICLALWMPTSRADAVITGMMSSFVFYLLAVLWCFACRTAWRAWFGVMLPSAAFATLAGVGLWMVRT from the coding sequence ATGAAAAGCAAAACCTCACTTCCCGTCGCTTACCGTCTCGCCGTGACATCACGGGTGCTCGCGGCTGTGGTCGGCGGCTACCTGATGGCCTCCCTGGCCGCCATCTGCCTGGCATTGTGGATGCCCACCTCCCGCGCCGACGCGGTGATCACCGGGATGATGAGTTCGTTTGTGTTCTATCTGCTGGCGGTGCTCTGGTGCTTTGCCTGCCGCACGGCCTGGCGTGCCTGGTTTGGCGTGATGCTGCCGAGCGCAGCGTTTGCCACGCTGGCGGGTGTGGGCTTGTGGATGGTGCGCACATGA